CGGATGGAAGCAGAAGACCTACTGCAGGATGGTTTTATAAAAGTATTTACCAATCTGGAGCAGTACAAATCTGAAGGACCTTTTGAACAATGGGTCCGGAAAATTATGATCAATAATGCGATTAAGAACTGCCATCGCAAAAGTTTTCAAAATGAATTTAATGCGGGAGATGATCTTCCGGATTCTGTTGAAGAGCCGGAAGTTATTGACAAAATGGCAGAAACTGAACTTTTAAACATTATAAGCGAATTGCCGGAAGGGTATAGAATGGTCTTTAATTTGTATGCGATAGAAGGTTATTCTCATAGAGAAATAGCCGAATCTCTTCAAATAGAAGAAAGTACTTCAAGGTCACAATTGGTTAAAGCGAGGAAGGCACTACAAGAAAAACTATTGAAATATCAAAAAACGATAATATGAGTAAATCGGGGCAGGAACATTGGTTGGATAGCTTGTTTAAGAAAAGCTTGGACCATTTTGAGTTGAAGCCAAGCGATGCAGTTTGGGAAAATATCGCTAAACATCTGGATGGTGAAAAAAGAAGACCTTTTCTTTTAGGAAATTGGTTGAACTGGTTATGGGCCTTAATATTTGTTGCGGTCGTTCTTGGTATCGTTGCATTTTTATGGTTTAATGAGAAAAAACAAGACCCTAAGCCTTCAAAACATCCAA
This sequence is a window from Saprospiraceae bacterium. Protein-coding genes within it:
- a CDS encoding sigma-70 family RNA polymerase sigma factor, which encodes MDLEKIIQGCLRGDRISQKQLFDRYSGKMLAVCLRYSRHRMEAEDLLQDGFIKVFTNLEQYKSEGPFEQWVRKIMINNAIKNCHRKSFQNEFNAGDDLPDSVEEPEVIDKMAETELLNIISELPEGYRMVFNLYAIEGYSHREIAESLQIEESTSRSQLVKARKALQEKLLKYQKTII